The sequence TATTGCCAATGTCGGCTGTCCGCTTGCGCACAAACCCCTGCGAACGGGCGCGGATGGGTGTTTCCATGAACGGCCGGATCTGGCCCGGCAACGTCAGGCCGGTGGAGTCGGTACCTTGCCGGAGGGGTACGGCGTTCACGATCAGCTCGCGGGTACGTTCGGCTTCGGCCTCGGCGCGAAGTTCCTGCTGGTTTTTGATGCGCGGCAGCACGCCCACAAAGACAAACAGCGCCACCAAGCCGAGGGGAATCAGGAAGAGGAGTAATCGTTTCATAGGACAGTAGCACCGAAGCTCCAGCTTCGGCAATGGCTCGTGCTCGGAGCCGGCTATACATTACCGAAGCTGGAGCGTCGGCGTTACAGGTTCCACCGTCACTACGGCGTCTTTGTTAAGTACCGCGTAGAGGTGGGGAAAATGTTCGTTATTCGTTGCGGCTTCATAGCGCAGATCACCCGTCAGCTTGTTGGGGTCGACGTGCAGTACCAGCAGGTCAGGTACGTCGTGGTAGTACCGTTCCAGCACACCCGGCACCTGCTCCGCTGTCGAGAGGTGAATGAACCCCTCCGTGTGCAGGCTGTCGGCTTCGTAAAGCGGCTCGTCGGCCTGTTTTTCCCAATTTGCGCGGGTCGTAATGTGGTAGATCATAGTAATTGTCATTGGCTACACGTCATCTGGCTTCGCCGTCATTGATTGTCATTCGTTGTTCGTCAAAGCAACTCGTACGCTTAATGACAATCAATGACGGCAAAGCCAGATGACTAGGCATGACTTTTTTTCTCTTTAGCCAAATAACTGAATACGGTTGGTACAAACAGCAGTGTGGTAAAGGTTGCCAGCAGCAGACCACCGATCACGGCGCGGCCGAGCGGGGCGTTTTGCTCACCGCCTTCGCCTAGCCCCAACGACATGGGCAACATCCCGATAATCATGGCGATGGCCGTCATCAAAATGGGGCGCAGGCGCGTACGCCCAGCTTCGAGGGCCGCTTCGTAAGCATTGTTGCCGACGTCGGGCAGGTGGTCTTTGGCGAAACTCACCATCAGGATGGAGTTGGCCGTGGCGACCCCCACGCTCATGATGGCGCCCATCAGCGACGGGATACTGAACGTGGTGCCCGTCAGGAAGAGCATCCAGACCATGCCGCAGAGTGCGCCGGGCAACGCCGTAATGATGATGAACGGGTATTTGAACGACTGGAAATTGACCACCATCAGCAGGTACACCAGCAGAGCGGCAAACAAAATACCGATACCCAGGCGGCTAAAGGCACTTTCCATGCTCTCGACCTGCCCCCGGATGGCAATCTTGTTACCCGGCTTGAGTTGGGGTTCAAACTCCTTCGCCAGTTTTTCCAACTCCTTCGCCACCGAACCCAGATCGGTGCGTTCCACGGCGGCATACACGTCGTAGGTCGGCTGCGTGTTGACCCGGTTGATGATCTGCGGCGTCGTGCTACGTTTGATTGTCGCTACGTTGCTGAGCAGTTGCGGCGTAAGCGTCTGCTGGTTGCTGATCAGCGGCGTACGGAGCAGCTTGTCGTAGGAGTCGAGTTGGTAAGGCGGCGTCTGTACGGCAATCAGGTAGGGGAAGCCCGTAACCGGATCGGGCCAGAAGTTGGGACGTACCTGCGCGGTGCCGCTGAGCGAGATATTCAGGTTGGTGGCCACGCGCTGTTCGGTCAGGCCAAACTGGGCAGCCCGCTCCCGATCGACGGTCAGAAATAGTTCGGGCGCATCGAGCACCTGATGCAGGTGCACGTCGACCGTTCCGGGAATCTGGGCGATCCGCTGCCGAAGTTCCCGCGCAATTTTGAGGTTGTTGCCCCGGTCGAAGCCACTCACCTGCACGTCGATGGGCGAGGTCAGCCCGAAGTTCAGAATCTGACTGACGATGTCGGCAGCTAAAAAGAAGTAAGTCACGTCGGGCATCTCGTCGCGGAGGCGGCTGCGCAGTTCACGCACGTAATCGT comes from Fibrella aestuarina BUZ 2 and encodes:
- a CDS encoding DUF952 domain-containing protein: MIYHITTRANWEKQADEPLYEADSLHTEGFIHLSTAEQVPGVLERYYHDVPDLLVLHVDPNKLTGDLRYEAATNNEHFPHLYAVLNKDAVVTVEPVTPTLQLR